A single window of Fervidicoccus fontis Kam940 DNA harbors:
- a CDS encoding SDR family oxidoreductase, translating to MSAFNIGNTKVLVTASTRGIGFGIAKVLLENGAKVVINGRSEEGVIKAIEKLQYPYKNNAKGIVADISNKDEAIRLVKESAKSLGGLDSLVYVTGPPKPGYFNELNYDDWEEGVNLLINSAIVLAKESIPFLKESKNPSMIFLTSIAVKEPIPNIALSNVLRISVHGLVKTLSKELARYKIRVNAVLPGHIETERSLQLASDRAKRENRTIEEVLNDMTKEIPLGRLGKPEEIGYTVAFLISPYSSYITGAFIPVDGGVLRSI from the coding sequence AGTGCTTTTAATATAGGCAACACGAAGGTTTTAGTTACTGCTTCAACCAGAGGGATAGGTTTCGGAATAGCTAAGGTTTTATTGGAAAACGGGGCCAAAGTAGTAATCAACGGACGAAGTGAAGAAGGTGTTATAAAGGCTATTGAAAAACTGCAATATCCGTATAAAAACAATGCTAAGGGAATAGTTGCTGATATCTCTAATAAAGACGAAGCTATTAGATTAGTAAAAGAATCCGCAAAGTCCCTTGGCGGTCTAGATTCGTTAGTTTACGTAACGGGTCCGCCAAAGCCTGGATATTTTAATGAGCTAAATTATGATGATTGGGAAGAAGGTGTTAATTTACTTATAAACTCAGCAATAGTTTTGGCTAAAGAAAGCATACCTTTTCTAAAGGAATCTAAAAACCCTTCAATGATATTTTTAACAAGTATTGCTGTGAAAGAGCCTATACCTAATATTGCTCTTTCCAACGTGTTAAGAATCTCCGTACATGGACTCGTAAAAACGCTTTCAAAAGAGCTTGCGCGGTATAAAATTAGAGTCAATGCAGTCCTTCCAGGACATATAGAAACGGAACGATCTCTGCAACTTGCTTCTGACAGAGCAAAAAGAGAGAACAGAACAATAGAAGAAGTGCTTAATGACATGACAAAGGAGATACCTCTTGGAAGGTTAGGAAAGCCAGAAGAAATTGGCTATACTGTAGCTTTTCTCATAAGTCCCTATTCTTCATATATAACAGGCGCTTTTATTCCAGTGGACGGGGGAGTACTTAGGTCGATTTAA
- the asnB gene encoding asparagine synthase (glutamine-hydrolyzing) — protein sequence MCGIIGIYSRDGIDVDIIKKMNDMIKHRGPDDEGYFILTENLQSIHAVGKDSPLFGKFDAIESIKGKAKVALANRRLSIIDVSEKGHQPLFFENFALVLNGEIYNYREIRRELEDKGYNFYGDSDTEVALKAIAEYGFDEALKKFIGMFAVLVYDKAKNTLYGARDRFGIKPLFYYNDEENFYFASEIKGFLPVVELKPNKERMAEYLLFERKISEKTFFDGIKQILPASYFILSKDGLKIEKYWNPRYESTLNAGNNEVEKYVKAWKEKFAESVSLHLRSDVPLGFEVSGGIDSTSLVSISKEMLEKSVVKERGFDLKNIKLFNVKIKENVKIDESSIAEKFAEYLGLKDNLIEISVSPQDFLSELEKIIYFEEEPPEGLSPILHWFLSKEASKHVKVLLNGQGGDELLGGYHAYIPLYIKEVLRKKGVISAIKETWKLRYYIFDKAKYALKVYIGKRESLGMSLLGKDLKMHNSRDSISILNEALYKDLTGGRLAEILRVEDRNSMAHSIEIRVPYINHILAEFTLSMPEDLKIRNGYTKWIHRKAMEGLVPKDILWSKKKLGFQAPEYEWLILLKKNFIEVLSNSELVKDGFLKADAVRGLIKNVEKEKIDRELSRFYWRVFLLEVWYRTFFKHKPQF from the coding sequence ATGTGTGGAATTATTGGGATATATAGTAGAGATGGAATAGACGTAGATATCATCAAGAAAATGAATGACATGATTAAACATAGAGGCCCTGATGATGAAGGCTATTTTATTCTAACCGAGAATCTACAAAGCATACATGCAGTTGGTAAAGATTCACCCCTATTTGGAAAGTTTGATGCAATTGAAAGCATAAAAGGAAAAGCTAAGGTTGCGCTCGCAAATAGGAGACTTTCTATTATCGATGTTAGCGAAAAGGGACATCAGCCTTTATTTTTCGAAAATTTTGCTTTGGTATTGAATGGAGAAATATACAACTATAGAGAGATAAGAAGAGAGCTTGAAGATAAAGGTTACAATTTCTATGGGGACAGCGATACGGAAGTTGCTTTAAAAGCTATTGCAGAGTACGGTTTCGATGAAGCACTAAAAAAGTTCATAGGAATGTTCGCGGTCTTGGTTTATGATAAGGCGAAAAACACCCTTTATGGAGCAAGGGATAGGTTTGGAATAAAACCCCTTTTCTATTATAACGATGAGGAAAATTTTTATTTTGCATCGGAAATTAAGGGATTCTTACCTGTAGTTGAGCTTAAGCCAAATAAAGAAAGAATGGCTGAGTATTTGCTTTTTGAGAGGAAAATTTCTGAGAAAACGTTCTTTGACGGGATAAAGCAGATCCTTCCAGCATCGTATTTCATCCTTAGCAAAGATGGATTAAAGATCGAGAAGTACTGGAATCCAAGATACGAAAGTACGTTAAATGCTGGGAATAATGAAGTTGAAAAATATGTAAAGGCATGGAAAGAAAAGTTTGCCGAAAGCGTTTCGCTTCATTTGAGGAGCGATGTTCCCTTAGGATTTGAGGTTAGTGGAGGGATAGATTCTACAAGCTTGGTATCTATATCGAAGGAAATGCTCGAGAAGAGCGTAGTAAAGGAACGAGGGTTTGATCTCAAAAACATAAAGCTCTTCAACGTGAAAATAAAAGAAAATGTGAAAATAGACGAGTCCTCGATTGCTGAGAAGTTTGCTGAATACTTAGGACTTAAGGACAACCTCATAGAGATCTCTGTTTCGCCTCAAGATTTTCTATCAGAGCTCGAAAAGATAATTTATTTCGAAGAAGAGCCTCCAGAAGGCTTGAGCCCTATACTGCACTGGTTTTTGTCTAAAGAGGCTTCAAAACATGTGAAAGTTCTGCTTAATGGACAGGGAGGAGATGAGCTTCTAGGAGGATACCATGCATATATTCCTTTATATATAAAAGAAGTGCTTAGGAAGAAGGGTGTCATATCCGCTATAAAAGAAACCTGGAAACTGAGATACTATATATTTGACAAGGCTAAATATGCGTTAAAAGTTTATATCGGAAAAAGAGAAAGTTTAGGAATGAGCTTGCTCGGGAAAGATTTGAAAATGCATAATAGTAGGGATAGCATCTCAATTCTGAATGAGGCTTTATATAAAGACTTAACTGGAGGGAGACTTGCGGAAATTTTGAGAGTAGAAGATAGAAATAGTATGGCTCACAGTATAGAGATAAGAGTTCCTTATATTAACCATATACTTGCAGAATTTACATTATCTATGCCAGAAGACTTGAAGATCAGAAACGGTTATACTAAATGGATTCATAGAAAGGCAATGGAAGGATTGGTGCCTAAAGATATACTTTGGTCGAAGAAGAAGCTTGGCTTTCAAGCACCAGAATACGAGTGGCTCATATTGTTAAAAAAGAATTTTATTGAAGTGCTTTCCAATTCAGAGCTTGTAAAGGATGGCTTTCTAAAGGCTGATGCGGTAAGAGGGCTTATAAAAAATGTGGAAAAAGAAAAAATAGACAGAGAGCTTTCTCGATTTTATTGGAGAGTTTTCTTACTTGAGGTTTGGTATAGAACTTTCTTTAAGCACAAGCCCCAGTTCTAA
- a CDS encoding MFS transporter, with protein sequence MKIDKKIRVFLILSFVSLFADMTYEGARSVGGAYLEVLKAPLIFAGMLSIGELLAYLFRAFSGILVTKYRSSSFLWFLTITGYVTNLAVIPLLAISGNWIIAFILYMLERIGKGLRGPSRDIILSELIKGLGSGKGFGIHEFLDQLGAVSGPLIVAYYLAGHGGFYYAYLFLAIPATIAIALVFSAMIQYPKIESVHTDKRISFRVPRGTFRFFLVSIFLISVSFTQWGIISYRITLEGIGAQYAAILYVLAMAADAAVAIPLGMLFDKYGVKTIYPIPIISIFSNILLLFENSLFLLFLGSILWGTVTGYYESVFRAAVAELAKEDVAGGFGVYSLVQGIAMGIGGIIIAVFYIVSKSALIDYIIALNLIAMLFFALSTKRSI encoded by the coding sequence TTGAAAATAGACAAAAAAATTCGAGTATTTCTGATTCTAAGCTTTGTTTCGTTGTTTGCTGATATGACTTATGAAGGTGCTAGATCTGTTGGAGGAGCATATTTAGAAGTTCTTAAAGCCCCCTTAATTTTTGCAGGAATGCTAAGTATAGGCGAATTATTAGCATACTTATTTAGAGCATTTTCAGGGATCCTCGTAACAAAATACAGAAGTAGCTCATTTCTTTGGTTTTTAACAATAACTGGTTACGTAACAAATTTAGCAGTAATTCCTCTTCTTGCCATTAGTGGCAATTGGATAATTGCTTTTATATTGTATATGCTTGAAAGAATAGGAAAGGGATTGAGAGGCCCGTCAAGAGATATAATTCTTTCAGAACTAATAAAGGGCTTAGGCTCTGGAAAAGGGTTCGGAATACATGAATTTCTAGACCAGCTTGGAGCTGTTTCAGGACCATTAATAGTTGCATATTATTTAGCTGGTCATGGTGGATTCTATTATGCATATTTATTCTTAGCTATTCCTGCAACAATTGCAATAGCATTAGTATTTTCTGCAATGATTCAGTATCCAAAAATAGAATCTGTTCACACTGATAAAAGAATAAGCTTTAGAGTCCCAAGAGGAACATTTAGATTCTTCCTTGTTAGCATATTTCTGATATCAGTATCATTTACTCAATGGGGCATTATTTCTTACAGAATTACATTGGAGGGAATCGGGGCTCAATACGCTGCAATTCTCTACGTATTAGCTATGGCAGCTGACGCAGCTGTAGCGATTCCGCTTGGAATGCTTTTTGATAAATATGGAGTGAAAACTATTTATCCTATCCCAATAATTAGCATATTCTCCAATATATTGCTTTTATTTGAGAATTCCCTTTTCCTCTTATTTTTAGGTTCTATACTGTGGGGAACAGTTACTGGCTATTATGAATCAGTGTTCAGAGCTGCAGTTGCTGAACTAGCTAAAGAAGATGTTGCTGGAGGCTTTGGAGTATATTCGCTTGTCCAGGGAATAGCAATGGGTATTGGAGGTATTATTATAGCTGTTTTCTATATAGTCAGCAAAAGTGCACTCATTGACTATATAATAGCATTAAATTTAATAGCGATGTTATTTTTTGCCTTATCGACAAAGCGTTCAATCTAA
- a CDS encoding serine/threonine protein kinase: MSMKNRNIRISFLWQLASFFEQSEVREENGKKIVVKNYIKPNGLIKWFLLNIPIVWFFYQFTVDPLERMKREVNFFESYSGEVLVPKIIEKNFEKYYIKREYIDGRVPNLKSQEDLYRVGVALGNIHNKDFCLGDTRPQNFLILNEDMAIIDAEQSTHECKKKETKAWDLALLFLFEFWDDPLIEPERYFELIDAIYRGYLSSNEDVGWEEIKNIFPVIVLIPPSLLTSIKKALS; the protein is encoded by the coding sequence ATGAGCATGAAGAATAGGAATATCAGGATAAGTTTTCTCTGGCAATTAGCTTCTTTTTTTGAACAGTCAGAAGTTCGTGAGGAAAACGGCAAAAAAATAGTTGTAAAAAATTATATAAAGCCAAACGGACTTATCAAATGGTTCCTTTTAAATATTCCTATAGTATGGTTTTTCTATCAATTTACTGTAGATCCTTTAGAAAGGATGAAAAGAGAAGTAAATTTTTTTGAGAGTTATTCAGGAGAAGTTTTAGTTCCTAAGATTATTGAAAAGAATTTTGAGAAATATTACATAAAGAGAGAGTACATTGATGGTAGAGTCCCAAATCTAAAGAGCCAAGAAGACCTTTATAGAGTTGGAGTAGCTCTTGGAAATATTCACAATAAGGATTTTTGCCTTGGTGACACTAGACCGCAAAACTTTCTAATTTTAAATGAAGACATGGCAATAATCGATGCTGAGCAATCTACTCACGAATGCAAAAAGAAGGAGACCAAGGCCTGGGACTTGGCTTTACTTTTTCTGTTCGAGTTTTGGGACGATCCATTAATTGAACCGGAGAGATATTTTGAGCTTATAGATGCTATATATAGGGGGTATTTAAGCTCTAATGAAGACGTAGGTTGGGAAGAGATAAAGAATATTTTTCCAGTAATAGTTTTAATTCCGCCTTCTTTGCTTACGTCTATTAAAAAAGCATTGTCTTGA
- a CDS encoding PAC2 family protein: protein MIEKNDTKNLRGKTLIVGFPGMALVGKATADFLISKMKLEEYVEFFPVQSPSSVIVMDGIIQPLSIKLYSSSSLQIAVLTASFQPQGEEAQTALAFDLSKKLVDLGFSKIISAAAYVSPEIKNGRKVFVAATNKEFIDELSKVGCVPMNGGISGLNGLIPALAEMYGIEGAVLLGETSEVYVASNVVDYMAVGEILRVLSSYLKFEIDLEDLTSKAKDIDEKIKKAMEKGFQEVAEEKEEQPSTHM, encoded by the coding sequence GTGATAGAAAAAAATGATACAAAAAACCTTAGAGGAAAAACACTAATAGTTGGTTTTCCGGGTATGGCCTTAGTTGGAAAGGCTACCGCAGATTTTCTCATATCAAAAATGAAGCTCGAAGAATACGTGGAATTCTTTCCTGTTCAATCTCCAAGCTCAGTAATAGTAATGGATGGAATCATACAGCCATTGTCCATAAAATTATACTCATCATCATCACTGCAAATTGCAGTTCTAACAGCTAGTTTTCAGCCTCAAGGCGAAGAGGCTCAAACAGCATTAGCATTTGATCTCAGCAAAAAGCTTGTAGACCTAGGTTTTTCTAAAATCATTTCTGCAGCTGCATATGTTTCTCCTGAAATAAAAAACGGAAGGAAAGTTTTTGTTGCGGCGACAAATAAAGAATTTATCGATGAACTGTCAAAAGTTGGTTGTGTGCCAATGAACGGCGGTATCTCGGGGCTAAACGGATTAATTCCGGCACTGGCAGAAATGTACGGTATTGAGGGAGCTGTTCTGCTCGGAGAAACGAGTGAAGTCTATGTGGCAAGCAATGTTGTTGATTATATGGCAGTCGGTGAAATATTAAGAGTCCTTTCATCTTATTTAAAATTTGAAATTGATCTAGAAGACCTGACTTCCAAGGCTAAAGATATAGATGAGAAAATTAAAAAGGCAATGGAAAAGGGGTTCCAAGAAGTAGCAGAAGAAAAAGAGGAACAACCATCAACACATATGTAA